A region from the Spirochaeta thermophila DSM 6192 genome encodes:
- the ahcY gene encoding adenosylhomocysteinase, with product MIGTHDPYRVKEIGLAEAGRAAIEMAEKEMPGLMALREKYGDAKPLAGARISGSLHMTVETAVLIETLRLLGAEVRWASCNIYSTQDHAAAAVAKAGIPVYAWKGETLEEYWECTLNALTFPDGGGPDLVVDDGGDATLMIHKGYELEEGSRWVDEPSQSEDERALKALLRRVYQEDPHHWHKVVERWKGVSEETTTGVHRLYMLQEQGRLLVPAINVNDSVTKSKFDNIYGCRESLIDGIKRATDVMIAGKVAVVCGYGDVGKGCAQSLKAFGARVIVTEVDPICALQAAMEGYQVTTVEDTLGIADIYVTATGNVHVITVDHMARMKDQAIVCNIGHFDAEIDVAGLKAASDIVRTAVKPQVDRYTFPDGHSIYVLADGRLVNLGCATGHPAFVMSASFTNQVLAQMDLWRNRRRYERRVYRLPKKLDEEVARLHLEKLGVKLTRLTPEQAAYIGVPEDGPYKPEHYRY from the coding sequence ATGATAGGAACCCATGATCCCTACCGGGTGAAGGAGATAGGACTCGCGGAGGCGGGAAGGGCCGCCATAGAGATGGCGGAGAAGGAGATGCCTGGGCTCATGGCGCTCAGGGAGAAGTACGGGGACGCCAAGCCTCTCGCTGGAGCCAGGATTTCCGGATCACTCCACATGACCGTGGAGACCGCCGTACTCATCGAGACGCTTCGTCTCCTGGGGGCGGAAGTACGCTGGGCGAGCTGCAACATCTACTCCACGCAGGATCATGCAGCGGCTGCTGTGGCGAAGGCAGGGATCCCCGTGTATGCATGGAAGGGGGAGACCCTCGAGGAGTATTGGGAGTGCACCCTCAACGCGCTCACCTTTCCGGACGGGGGAGGGCCCGATCTCGTGGTGGATGACGGGGGGGATGCGACCCTCATGATCCACAAGGGATACGAGCTGGAGGAGGGGTCGAGGTGGGTGGATGAGCCCTCGCAGTCGGAGGACGAACGGGCCTTGAAGGCACTCCTCAGGCGGGTGTATCAGGAGGATCCGCACCACTGGCATAAAGTGGTGGAGCGGTGGAAGGGTGTCTCAGAGGAGACGACCACCGGTGTTCACAGACTCTACATGTTGCAGGAACAGGGCAGACTATTGGTCCCCGCTATCAATGTGAACGATTCGGTCACCAAGAGCAAATTCGACAATATCTATGGATGCCGGGAATCCCTCATCGACGGGATAAAGAGGGCCACGGATGTGATGATCGCAGGCAAGGTGGCCGTGGTATGTGGTTATGGCGATGTGGGGAAGGGGTGTGCCCAGAGCCTCAAGGCCTTCGGCGCGAGGGTGATCGTGACCGAAGTGGATCCCATCTGTGCCCTCCAAGCGGCGATGGAGGGATATCAGGTGACGACGGTGGAGGACACCCTCGGTATCGCTGATATCTATGTGACCGCCACCGGGAACGTGCACGTGATCACGGTGGATCACATGGCGAGGATGAAGGATCAGGCGATCGTGTGCAACATCGGACACTTCGATGCAGAGATCGATGTGGCGGGCCTCAAGGCCGCTTCCGATATCGTGAGAACCGCGGTGAAGCCTCAGGTGGATCGCTATACCTTCCCGGATGGCCATTCCATCTATGTCCTCGCCGATGGGAGGCTGGTGAACCTCGGATGTGCGACCGGACATCCGGCCTTCGTGATGTCAGCTTCGTTTACCAACCAGGTCCTCGCCCAGATGGATCTCTGGCGGAACCGGCGGCGGTACGAGCGAAGGGTGTATCGTCTTCCGAAGAAACTGGACGAAGAAGTGGCTCGGCTTCATCTGGAGAAGCTGGGGGTGAAACTCACCAGGCTCACTCCGGAGCAGGCGGCCTACATCGGAGTACCCGAGGACGGGCCCTACAAGCCGGAGCACTATCGGTACTAG
- the metK gene encoding methionine adenosyltransferase encodes MSLRRYLFSSESVSEGHPDKIADQVSDAVLDACLAQDPESRVACEVFTTTGMVLVGGEIASQARIDVQELVREVVKEIGYDRAEYGLDYRSMSVVNVLQKQSPDIAQGVLEGIGLFKERGAGDQGMMFGFACDETPELMPMPIMCAHRLLQHAARLRKEGVIPWLRPDAKSQVTVEYEGWTPKRITAVVLSHQHDDGLEYEEIRTVLIDQVIRPVLEPTGLLDESTVYYINPTGRFVIGGPHGDTGLTGRKLMVDTYGGMARHGGGAFSGKDPTKVDRSAAYMARYIAKNIVAAGLAKRCEIQVSYAIGVPRPVSIMVDTFGTGEVSDRALEEAIDGVFDLSPEGIIRTLDLQRPLYRATAVYGHFGREEFPWERVDKVEEIRRAVGM; translated from the coding sequence ATGAGTCTGAGGCGATATCTTTTCAGTTCGGAATCGGTGAGCGAAGGGCATCCGGACAAGATCGCAGATCAGGTGAGTGATGCCGTGCTCGACGCATGTCTCGCCCAGGATCCCGAATCCAGGGTGGCCTGCGAGGTCTTCACCACCACCGGAATGGTGCTCGTGGGTGGGGAGATCGCCTCCCAGGCGCGCATCGACGTGCAGGAGCTCGTGCGTGAAGTGGTGAAGGAGATAGGGTACGACAGGGCGGAATACGGGCTCGACTACAGGAGTATGAGTGTGGTGAATGTGCTGCAGAAGCAGAGTCCCGATATCGCTCAGGGTGTGCTGGAGGGGATCGGCCTGTTCAAGGAACGAGGGGCTGGGGACCAGGGGATGATGTTCGGATTCGCCTGCGACGAGACACCGGAACTCATGCCCATGCCCATCATGTGCGCACACAGACTCCTCCAGCATGCGGCGAGACTGCGTAAAGAGGGGGTGATCCCATGGCTGCGGCCGGATGCCAAGAGCCAGGTCACGGTGGAATACGAGGGATGGACCCCGAAGCGAATCACCGCCGTGGTGCTCTCCCATCAGCACGACGACGGATTGGAATACGAAGAGATCAGAACGGTCCTCATCGATCAGGTCATCAGGCCGGTGCTCGAACCCACGGGACTTCTCGATGAGTCGACGGTCTACTACATCAATCCCACGGGGCGTTTCGTCATAGGAGGTCCCCACGGAGACACGGGCCTCACCGGAAGGAAGCTCATGGTGGACACGTACGGAGGGATGGCCCGCCACGGTGGGGGAGCCTTTTCAGGAAAGGATCCCACCAAGGTGGATCGTTCGGCCGCCTATATGGCCCGCTATATAGCGAAGAACATCGTGGCGGCGGGACTCGCGAAACGATGCGAGATCCAGGTCTCCTATGCCATAGGAGTCCCCCGTCCGGTCTCCATCATGGTGGATACCTTCGGAACCGGGGAGGTCTCCGATAGGGCTCTCGAGGAGGCGATAGACGGGGTCTTCGACCTCTCTCCCGAAGGGATCATCCGAACTCTCGATCTCCAGCGCCCTCTCTACAGGGCCACGGCGGTGTACGGGCACTTTGGAAGGGAGGAGTTCCCTTGGGAACGGGTGGACAAGGTGGAGGAGATACGGCGCGCAGTCGGAATGTGA
- a CDS encoding YdcF family protein: MCEVPFLGLLLYVGFVLIPFALRMPLRLEDFAVSARVEAPQVVVALEGEIIRRFKKGVEIAEKEGIPLVFIPCVLLEDNREYLEDVSASNPPFSIVIGAEGSASTYEDARITKSFLSERGLSKILIVTDWYHAWRTLLVFERVLGKEVEIGLELSSVPPTDDAVRWYGVLWKERVKALAFHVSPFLYRLWEEDSP; the protein is encoded by the coding sequence ATGTGTGAGGTTCCCTTCCTGGGTCTGCTCCTGTATGTAGGGTTCGTGCTCATCCCCTTTGCTCTGAGGATGCCTCTCCGTCTCGAAGATTTCGCGGTGTCGGCCAGGGTAGAAGCCCCTCAGGTGGTGGTGGCGCTCGAGGGAGAGATCATACGGAGGTTCAAGAAGGGGGTCGAGATCGCCGAAAAAGAGGGGATCCCCCTGGTCTTCATTCCCTGCGTACTTCTGGAAGACAATCGCGAATATCTAGAGGATGTCTCCGCCTCGAATCCTCCTTTCTCGATCGTGATAGGAGCTGAGGGTTCTGCCTCTACCTATGAGGACGCGAGGATCACCAAGTCCTTCCTCTCGGAGAGAGGTCTTTCAAAGATCCTCATCGTGACCGACTGGTATCACGCCTGGAGGACGCTCCTCGTGTTTGAGAGGGTTCTGGGCAAGGAGGTGGAGATCGGACTCGAACTTTCTTCAGTGCCCCCGACAGACGATGCGGTGCGGTGGTACGGAGTCCTCTGGAAGGAGAGGGTGAAGGCCCTGGCTTTTCATGTATCCCCCTTTTTGTATAGGCTGTGGGAGGAGGATTCTCCATGA
- a CDS encoding response regulator: MEGVTILVVEDEAVIALQVREELERLGISGVHTAYSGEEAVRLAKQVLPDILIMDINLGAGIDGIEVARRLQEERFVPVIYLTAYSEPGLLMRAEETFPYAYILKPFHPHQLKVAVRMALSKYKKDRELFETRVWMKALLQNLHVPFVVVDVERRIRYVSSGAEGFLLSQAKRIQGLPFSKAVPLFEETEDILHEPPFKEIIESKTRHRTRAVLLREDARRISVILDIAPFYSDRDEALGCLVFFQEEGGDEHPEPGGVPARPLLGSKKSLSSFLEVEIIRLLLEHERSSSQEERAFLEGQRLAFETVLRYYTGKDVSLFN, from the coding sequence ATGGAAGGTGTGACGATTCTCGTTGTGGAGGACGAGGCGGTCATCGCCCTTCAGGTGAGAGAGGAGCTCGAGAGGCTCGGTATCTCCGGTGTCCATACCGCCTATTCGGGGGAGGAGGCGGTCCGGCTCGCGAAACAGGTGCTTCCCGATATCCTGATCATGGATATCAACCTTGGGGCAGGGATCGACGGGATCGAAGTGGCTCGGAGACTCCAGGAGGAGCGGTTCGTCCCCGTCATCTATCTGACGGCGTATTCCGAGCCGGGCCTCCTCATGCGTGCAGAAGAGACCTTTCCCTATGCCTATATACTCAAACCCTTTCATCCCCATCAGTTGAAGGTGGCGGTGAGGATGGCCCTCTCGAAGTACAAGAAGGACAGAGAGCTCTTTGAGACGCGGGTGTGGATGAAGGCACTCCTTCAGAATCTGCACGTGCCGTTCGTGGTCGTGGATGTGGAGCGAAGGATCCGATATGTGAGTTCAGGGGCGGAGGGTTTCCTCCTCAGCCAGGCGAAAAGGATCCAGGGTCTTCCTTTCAGCAAGGCGGTCCCCCTGTTCGAGGAGACAGAGGACATCCTCCATGAACCCCCCTTCAAGGAGATCATCGAGTCGAAGACCCGCCATAGGACTCGTGCGGTATTGCTCCGAGAGGATGCACGGAGGATCTCTGTGATCCTCGACATTGCTCCCTTTTACAGCGACAGGGATGAGGCTCTTGGATGTCTGGTCTTCTTCCAGGAGGAGGGAGGCGACGAACATCCTGAGCCGGGAGGAGTCCCGGCGAGACCTCTCCTGGGAAGCAAGAAGAGCCTCTCCTCCTTTCTCGAGGTGGAGATCATCCGCCTCCTCCTCGAGCACGAACGATCCTCGTCCCAGGAGGAGCGGGCCTTCCTGGAGGGACAACGGCTAGCCTTCGAGACCGTCCTTCGTTACTATACAGGAAAG